DNA sequence from the Thunnus albacares chromosome 22, fThuAlb1.1, whole genome shotgun sequence genome:
AGTGCAAGATGACTGCCCTCCCTCAGGTGGAAGGGGTCAACGAGTGTCCCTCCATCCGGGCCTGTCCCACCTGTGGTCAGAGGGTGGAGCACGACAAGACGGGCTGCAAGAACGTCCTGTGTCCTCGCTGTCAGATTGAGTtctgctttgtgtgtctgaagCTCACTCCTGAGTGCCTGAAGACAAGTTCCTACTTCATCCCCTGCAGTGGTGGTGTGGCTCCCAGACAAACCTCCATACCCGTGTGGCACAGAAACTAAGAGGGAATATGCACACACAATCTGTACTCATAATGTGTATTTACAGCTTTCTTCTGTCACACTAAACTTTTCCTGTTAGATTTCATTGGGAGATGCTCATTGCAACAGTAACCAAACATGTagtcttcatttaaataaatattattacaACATATCTGCTGTATTCACTTAATTCTGtataattcacatttttttcttttgccacTCAAGGTTAATTCCAAATTAAGGTCTGCTCAATGATGGTTCATCATTAATAACTGCATCACTTAATAAAGTTTACATCCACATGAAAGCAGAATGTCTATGTTTTCTCCAAATATGGGACTGAATTTGCTGGATGTTGTACAAGATAAACAAGAGTCAAATTATAACGTTTATTCACATGCAATATAAAATTCAAAATACCAAATAGATATTTTACATGAAGCATAAAGAAGGTAAAGAAGTGTAAAAATTTGCACAACCCTATGACCTTTCATCCTAAACAAAACCTGTTGTGGAATCAATTTTGCAGCAGAGGTCCAGTAGCACCCTATAGGTCAATCATCAAATAACCCTGCACAATAATGACACTGATGACAAAAAGCGCTTTAATTTCcaataaaatctgaaaaattgtcaaaaaagattttttttaaaaaatatttcttaacattttggggaaaaaacaacagacCCTTGACTTACTGACAAAATTACACTTAAAAATTTTCTTAATATCTTTGAGTGCCATGATTTTCCATGAGCATGAGCCCATAAAAATGCTTCAGTTTAATACTAAGGTCTGGAAAGCCTTGCATGTGACTACAAAGCAAAGAGAATTAAAATAAGAACTAGTACAGACTACATCATATTAAGAGTTAAGGATTTAAGGATACAATTCAGAGGTTTTTAACCAGCTTTATGGTGGCTATAAACAGCTCCACAGAGTGTTTATCATTTACAGGGACAAGACAAGGtcaaaaaacttgtttttaacAAGGTTAGTGCAAATAATCAGTGTGTGCTGGTCAGTATTAatctgatttttgtttgttttgcagccaCATCAGTTAATTTAAAAgtacaaagacattttaaaaaatcataagtaatacaacacaatacaactTTATTAGAGTCCaacactgttattttaaaagatCCCTGATTCTGTGTCATCCAAAACCTGATACATAACTCAAGTAGAAAAAAGTAGACTGTATGATTTTGTCCATTGAATCCTGAAGTGACGACCAAATGGCAATAACTCTAAACTAAACAAGAAGGGTACAGGACAGAGACGGATAGCAGCAGCCTGACTTACTCCAATAATTTTGCTTGTCACTTCTTGTTTGAACTGTTGAGGTGAAACTTGTTAATGTGATGTAGAGAGCAtcttgctgtctgtctgtgtggctTCTTTGAGTGTCTGGTAGGAAATCCTCTGCATTAATCTTTCCGGAGATGGCTTGACTGTTGCTAGTTGTGCCTCACTTTTGGCATATTCTTGGTCTGATATCACTTCCAAgtgatgtatgtgtatgtgcgcacatattgtacatgtataattttctcccttttcttcaTTCAGTAgctttcctcctgtcctctttGGACAATAATGCCATGCTACAtgctttaatttgattttatgtGACCAGTACCTGTTGCAAAATAACCAGGCAAATTTCTGTGGTTCATGTGAGTCAAAATGGTTGGTTACAGTGTCCCAGTCTGTCCATAGTTCAGGACTTCATGTGTACAGATAGTGGGGCCACTTGGACCACCAGAGTGCCACACTGGTGTAACATCAGTGTGAAGCATGACAGTGCAAGGCACTGATATATCCTGAATAGTTTCAGAGTTTTTCCAcactttggtatttttattttttgtgtactGTTATGTTCCTCTGGTGCTCCTCAGTGTCGCACAGGTCGATCAACATCTCTTCACTTCTAAAGCCATCCAAGACAACCTTGATAATGATTTTAGTTGCTCCTCTGCTTTTTTGTGCAGACACAAGACATAGAATGTAACAAAGtatatttacttaagtactgtatttaagtacaattttaagatGCTTGTAGCTTACTTAACTTGAGTAGCCTATTTCCgttttgtgctactttatacctTTTACCCCACTacatttgacagctgtagttactagttacttttcagattaaaattttacacaAAATCATGAGTTTAGAAGTTATGCTGCATTGTTAAAGACTAAACCCCTAGTTCCAAACGTTGTCCCTTGAGCTCCTCTATAATATCAGCGTGTAGTTTTAGCTCATGTTTAAGATATTTATGAGTTGTTAGaagttccaccaaagagacattttccCTCTagacttctcacatggtttcatggTTCAAAGCCCAAAGAGTAAAATTCCAAATCAAAGAGtaaagtctgaaaaatgaatcCAAATTAATAGCAAAActtagttttttcttctttcctctctaatTAATCACTGTCacagtgagtggagcaggtggacccaaacgcaaAGGATGGCAGGCAGGATcaaaagcagaatatttattgaataaCTCAAAAGACTGAGACACAGACGTAAAAGGTACAAAAAtgatatcaaaataaaacaggaactaaactAAAAATCCAGACACATACAGAAAGTCCTGGCAGGAAGTGACactcatgacccctcagatttatctagtGACCCTTGGAAGGGGCcccacccctaggttgggaaccactgaactaGCTAATATGAAGTAGTTGAAACTAACCAGTAAAATACTGCTTACACACCGATTCAttagtattaataatgtactttattaaacatatttaatgtatCAGTCACTGCTGTGGATTTTCTACAAACCTTGTACTTTTACTATTAATACTTTGAGTAAATTTAGCAGATagtacttctgtacttttacttaagtaggatttttcatgctgGACTTTCacttataatggagtatttttacattgagatattgctacttttacttaagtaaaggatctgagtactttttccaccacttcCTATTTCTGTATGCTGTAccaaatggtaacatttatcAATAACAAGCAAGacatttaatcaaaacaaacaaacaaacaaacaaaaaaatccctgaTCACAGTCAGTTTATGTGTCACAGTTGATAGAAATACATAATAGACAGCCAACAATGTCAAAAGGTCTGCATGAGTCTTGCTACAGAAGTATTTTTTCAATGTTAATCCTGTTTCAGAGgcagaaacattttttgacTTTGGCCTCACTCTTCCTAgcatttcttttctctctcagacttgcagtgttttctccttttgtcACAGTTTGTGCAGCCTGCAGTTTGCAGCCGTCATCTACATGAATAACATCCTGCACTTTCTCCTTGTTCTTCCTTAAGTTGCTTGATTTTCTGCATAGATTGGTCTCCATCTGCTACAAAGTCTGTTTGAGGCAACATCTATTTGTGTGACCTCACGCATGCTgctctctgttttgtctgttttttcgGTTCTCCAGAAATGTTCAGCACTTTCTTCCTAACCGTGTCATCCTTGCTCTTCTTTACTATATCACCATTGGAGTGTCTCAAGTGTTTCCCTCCGTTGTCCTTCAGCTGATGACGAGGAACAGgaacctctcctctctctgctttgtcACGTCTTCCTTCAGATTCAACATCTGAATGTGCAAAATAAGCTTCCTGGTCACCTGGTCCTGGATTTCTGTTCACTTcgaagagagagaagggaggttATTTCTAACATACATAAACAGCAGAAGTGTACAGACCTAGCCTTGTAATAAACTATATTTCAAGCAGGCAATAGTGAAGTAATGTCTGTCTTTAATTGGCTGACAAAGGTCCTTCTCATTGGATCTAAATAAAGTCTTGGGCTAATTTAAAGAGCAAATACATTCATTTAAttagaaatgaaaagtcagaacagtgacaaacaaaaatcaataaaccAAGAAGTTATACATTTGTGAACTTACCCTTCCTGTACATGAGCAGGTAAGCAGTGGAAGACCTGGGAAAAATTAGAAACAACAAAAGCCCTATtgaatgttacatttttataagGTTATAGATTGCAACTAAGTGTCACTGCTTAGTCTGTGGATTGTTTTCAAGTGACCCCAGAAATGTACGTGGTGATATTAGTTGTTGTAGGCAACTGCAGTGCCAATCCTTGTGTATGCATATTGTTAAGTATTTATAGAGTTGGTGCACAggttttataatattattaatgttgTATGTGTACACAAATATGTACCCATTTGTGAACACAATGCTTCTGACTGGGTGTATGTAGAATTTATCTAATTAACTTATTAATCTAACAATATCAAATTGCTTGCCAAATTTATGTGCtcagtttttttgttaatttgctttttaaattgtatttatgaTTTGTATGTTCATCTTGATTTATTGTAATAGTTTAaaatattattcacaaaaaacagcaaaagacCAATCAAAGTGCATTTGAGCAAGGCACATAAACTCTAGTTGCCTCACTGCTGAATGACATCATGAACACTCCGGAAATGATGCTCATCTCTGGTTAAAATGAAGGCAACATTTACCTCAAAGAGTTCTTTCCAGCCACAAAGAGTGGTCGTTGGAGCTGTAGACATGAGAACAATATCACATTAATTGATATGATGGTAAACTTGATGTTGTATGTTTAACTGTGTGAAATTTGACTGCTTATACAATAAGAGATAGAAAAATTAACCCGCTTACGCTTTGAACAGTGTGGTCATCGAACTGATACCATGCATCAGTTTCAAAAGATTTGATTTGTGCAGTATAATGACCTCCCATTAGATTACCCAAGTGGTTCACTAAAGCGTAGAGGTCATACGTGCAActctgaagagagaaaaataaaacaaagtcaccaCATTTAAGAAATGTTAAGTTAAAACAATTTGCtgctgagaaaataaaaacacacctttATGTGTAAAGTTTGGGGCACGTCAACTTCACAGTGAAGCTTGAAATAACACCTGCGCTTGAAGTCAAAGCTGAATCTCTTCAGCAGCAGGGTCAGAATCTCTGGATTTTGTGTTATCTCACATTCCTGCACCAAATAATCAAAACAACTGTGTGAATAAGAGGCAGTCGCAGAGTCAACCATCTTACTG
Encoded proteins:
- the LOC122973715 gene encoding ubiquitin carboxyl-terminal hydrolase 47-like, whose translation is MNRYLFEKFKKKLNRISISDHYGLNSPGLTCYLNSVLQVLFMTEDFREAIKRCHIKDPTTIDQHLERLFTDLKQSTAKTHGITETLGITDVYKQRDAAEYFEKILCLTNPEASKIFKGELNHKTICLKCKERNDCRSFFWTLPLTVESSFGQIYSVEKGLKAFFKEEKVCGDNKMYCDRCSKKQDADFECEITQNPEILTLLLKRFSFDFKRRCYFKLHCEVDVPQTLHIKSCTYDLYALVNHLGNLMGGHYTAQIKSFETDAWYQFDDHTVQSLQRPLFVAGKNSLRSSTAYLLMYRKVNRNPGPGDQEAYFAHSDVESEGRRDKAERGEVPVPRHQLKDNGGKHLRHSNGDIVKKSKDDTVRKKVLNISGEPKKQTKQRAACVRSHK